One genomic region from Ovis canadensis isolate MfBH-ARS-UI-01 breed Bighorn chromosome 24, ARS-UI_OviCan_v2, whole genome shotgun sequence encodes:
- the ZNF12 gene encoding zinc finger protein 12, with translation MNQSLGSVSFRDVAVDFTQEEWQHLDPEQKTTYRDVMLENYSHFISVGCHIIKPEVITKLEQGEEPWVVEGEFLLQSHSEVWKVHDLMEGSQENEDKHSRQTESINIKTLPEGRGNGLGKTCNVQTSPVPSRKRSYQCDSCEKSLKSISEYISSDGSYARMKPDECSACGRSLLHVKLEKTHLGDKPYEFNQNREAYALNGESIYQNIHILEKPFEYIECQKAFQKDTVFVNHIEEKPYKWNESEIAFLQMSNLSVHPTTHLEMKPYECNACGKSFCKKSKFIIHQRTHTGEKPYECNQCGKSFCQKGTLTVHQRTHTGEKPYECTECGKTFYQKLHLIQHQRTHSGEKPYECSYCGKAFCQKTHLTQHQRTHSGERPYVCHDCGKTFSQKSALNDHQKIHTGVKLYKCNECGKCFCRKSTLTTHQRTHTGEKPYECNECGKFFSRLSYLTVHYRTHSGEKPYECNECGKTFYLNSALMRHQRVHTGEKPYECNECGKLFSQLSYLTIHHRTHSGVKPYECNECGKTFYQNSALCRHRRIHKGEKPYECYICGKFFSQMSYLTIHHRIHSGEKPYECNECGKTFCQNSALNRHQRTHTGEKAYECYECGKFFSQMSYLTIHHRIHSGEKPFECNECGKAFSRMSYLTVHYRTHSGEKPYECTECGKKFYHKSAFNSHQRIHRRGNMNVLDVGRLL, from the exons GGGTCAGTGTCATTCAGGGACGTGGCCGTGGACTTCACACAGGAGGAGTGGCAGCACCTAGACCCTGAGCAGAAGACGACCTACAGGGACGTGATGCTGGAGAACTACAGCCACTTCATCTCTGTgg GGTGTCACATTATCAAACCGGAAGTCATCACCAAATTGGAGCAAGGAGAAGAGCCGTGGGTGGTGGAAGGAGAATTCCTGCTTCAGAGTCACtcag AAGTCTGGAAAGTTCATGATCTGATGGAGGGAAGCCAGGAAAATGAAGACAAACATTCAAGGCAAACTGAATCCATTAACATCAAAACCCTGCCTGAAGGGAGAGGTAATGGTCTTGGTAAGACTTGTAATGTGCAAACAAGCCCTGTTCCTTCAAGAAAAAGATCCTATCAGTGTGATTCATGTGAAAAGAGTCTAAAGTCTATTTCAGAATATATTAGTAGTGATGGCAGCTATGCAAGAATGAAACCTGATGAATGTAGTGCTTGTGGGAGATCACTTCTCCATGTGAAGCTTGAAAAAACTCATCTCGGAGATAAACCTTATGAATTTAACCAAAACAGGGAAGCTTATGCTCTAAATGGAGAAAGTATTTATCAGAACATTCACATTTTGGAGAAACCCTTTGAATATATCGAATGCCAGAAAGCCTTTCAGAAGGATACAGTGTTTGTTAACCATATAGAGGAGAAGCCCTACAAGTGGAATGAATCTGAAATAGCCTTTCTCCAAATGTCAAACCTCAGTGTGCACCCAACAACTCATTTGGAAATGAAACCCTATGAGTGCAATGCATGTGGGAAATCCTTCTGTAAAAAGTCCAAGTTTATTATCCACCAGAGGactcacacaggagagaaaccttatgaatgtaaTCAGTGTGGGAAATCCTTCTGCCAGAAGGGCACCCTCACTGTCCATCAGCGaacacacacaggggagaagcccTATGAATGTACTGAATGCGGGAAAACCTTCTACCAGAAGTTACACCTCATTCAACACCAGAGAACTCACTCAGGAGAGAAGCCCTATGAATGTAGCTACTGTGGAAAAGCCTTTTGCCAGAAGACACACCTCACACAGCACCAGAGAACACATTCGGGAGAGAGACCCTATGTTTGTCATGACTGTGGAAAAACCTTCTCCCAGAAGTCAGCCCTTAATGACCACCAGAAAATTCACACAGGTGTGAAACTCTACAAGTGCAACGAGTGTGGGAAGTGCTTCTGCCGCAAGTCTACCCTCACCACACACCAGAGGACACACACGGGAGAGAAGCCCTATGAGTGCAACGAGTGTGGAAAGTTCTTCTCTCGGCTGTCATATCTCACTGTGCATTACAGAACTCATTCAGGAGAGAAGCCCTATGAATGTAACGAGTGTGGGAAAACCTTCTACCTTAACTCAGCCCTCATGAGACATCAGAGAGTCCACACAGGAGAGAAGCCCTATGAGTGCAATGAGTGTGGAAAGTTATTCTCCCAGTTGTCGTACCTCACCATACATCACAGAACTCACTCAGGAGTGAAGCCCTAcgaatgtaatgaatgtgggaagACCTTCTACCAGAATTCTGCCCTTTGTAGACACCGGAGGATACATAAAGGAGAGAAGCCCTATGAATGTTACATATGTGGGAAGTTCTTCTCGCAAATGTCATACCTCACGATACATCACAGAATTCATTCAGGAGAGAAGCCCTACGAATGTAACGAATGTGGGAAAACCTTCTGCCAGAATTCAGCCCTTAACAGACACCAGAGgacacacacaggagagaaagCCTATGAGTGTTACGAATGTGGCAAATTCTTCTCTCAGATGTCGTATCTCACTATACATCATCGAATTCATTCAGGAGAGAAACCTTTTGAATGTAacgaatgtgggaaagccttctctCGGATGTCATACCTCACTGTACATTACAGAACTCACTCAGGAGAGAAGCCATATGAATGTACCGAATGTGGGAAAAAATTCTACCACAAATCAGCCTTCAACAGCCATCAGAGAATTCACAGGAGAGGGAACATGAATGTACTTGATGTGGGAAGGCTTCTCTGA